One Sinorhizobium arboris LMG 14919 genomic region harbors:
- a CDS encoding MucR family transcriptional regulator, protein MTEMRPDITERRLELTSRIVSAYLSRNVISAAELPDLIQQTYDSLDGGYRPSKTEPSAEEQRPAVPIKKSVTDDFIICLEDGKKFKSLRRHLMAKFGLTPEQYRQKWKLPADYPMTAPNYTRQRSELARATGLGRKPASMPAVRKKKGLKFG, encoded by the coding sequence TTGACGGAAATGCGCCCAGATATAACGGAACGGAGACTTGAGCTCACCAGCCGCATCGTGTCCGCCTATTTGAGCCGCAATGTCATTTCCGCCGCCGAGCTCCCCGATCTTATTCAGCAAACCTACGACTCGCTGGATGGGGGTTATCGACCATCCAAAACCGAGCCCTCCGCCGAAGAGCAACGCCCCGCAGTCCCGATCAAGAAATCCGTGACAGACGATTTCATCATCTGCCTGGAGGATGGCAAGAAATTCAAATCTCTCAGGCGACACCTGATGGCAAAGTTCGGTCTGACGCCGGAGCAGTATCGCCAAAAGTGGAAGCTTCCAGCCGACTACCCGATGACAGCTCCGAACTATACTCGACAGCGCTCGGAACTCGCACGCGCGACGGGGCTGGGAAGGAAACCCGCATCGATGCCCGCTGTTCGCAAGAAGAAGGGCCTGAAGTTCGGCTGA
- a CDS encoding PAS domain-containing hybrid sensor histidine kinase/response regulator, whose product MVQPTIITHDNRSAPQQSESYYVQLFDSHPQPMWVYDTETFRFLMVNNAAVARYGYSREDLLKMTIRDILPPEDVPALLESVTNGRHDLEQPSIWRHRLKGGRIIFAEISSHAFDFEGRSARLIMALDVTERLAAEQKMRESEELFRAVSNVTADVIWDWNVVTNTIWWSEGLKAVFGHSPEESRRNLEFWKTHTHPDDLERVLRSTQAAMDSMEQTWEDQYRFFRGDGSIAYVEDTAHIIYDRHGKPVRCVGGMSDVSARKAAEDKLAQQAALLDMARDAIIVHDIDHRILFWNKGAERIYGWTAEEAVGKSLGQLLYSDESNPLAYVAVVVATGEWSGEIVQRRRDESRITVEARCSLMGDSAAGPQSILSINSDITRRLAIEEQLRQAQKLEAVGQLTGGVAHDFNNLLTVILGNAEVLAERLSEDKSLRRLAEMTSAAAQRGADLVHRLLAFARRQALEPQVVDLNSLLKDMDGLLRRALSEDIEIEFIQSAGLWNAFVDASELEAAILNLCLNARDAMPRGGRLTIETGNLSLDQHYADWNSDIAPGQYVVVAISDTGTGMEPHILARVFEPFFTTKETGKGSGLGLSMVFGFTKQSNGHVKIYSEPGQGTTVKVYLPRAVRGEKETRSSPEKAALPQGTEKILLVEDNELVLNYVAAQLENLGYQVISARNGQEALDILRDIADIDLLFTDVIMPGGLNGGQLAEEARRIRPKIPVLFTSGYTDNAIIHQGGLDPGLHFLSKPYRPRELAAKVRLMLEGKRVQGCL is encoded by the coding sequence ATGGTACAACCCACCATAATAACTCATGATAACCGCAGCGCCCCGCAACAAAGTGAATCATACTACGTACAGCTATTCGATTCTCACCCACAACCCATGTGGGTATACGATACCGAAACCTTCCGTTTCCTGATGGTAAACAACGCTGCCGTTGCCCGCTACGGGTACTCTCGGGAGGATCTTCTTAAGATGACCATCAGGGACATTCTTCCACCCGAAGATGTGCCCGCCTTGTTAGAAAGTGTAACCAACGGGCGCCACGATCTCGAGCAGCCAAGCATCTGGCGGCATCGCCTCAAGGGCGGCCGGATCATCTTCGCAGAGATATCGTCCCATGCCTTCGACTTCGAAGGCCGAAGTGCGAGGCTGATTATGGCCTTGGATGTCACCGAGCGTCTGGCTGCTGAACAGAAGATGCGTGAAAGCGAGGAGTTGTTCCGCGCAGTCTCAAACGTAACTGCGGACGTGATTTGGGATTGGAACGTTGTTACCAATACTATCTGGTGGAGCGAAGGCCTCAAGGCAGTATTCGGCCACTCTCCCGAAGAAAGCCGTCGCAATCTTGAATTTTGGAAGACGCACACTCATCCGGACGATCTAGAGCGTGTATTACGTTCCACTCAAGCGGCGATGGATTCCATGGAACAAACATGGGAGGATCAATACAGGTTCTTTCGTGGCGATGGCTCGATTGCATACGTCGAGGATACTGCACACATCATCTACGACCGCCATGGAAAGCCGGTCCGATGCGTAGGTGGTATGAGTGATGTTTCAGCACGCAAGGCAGCGGAAGATAAGCTTGCGCAACAGGCGGCGCTTCTCGACATGGCTCGGGATGCGATTATCGTGCATGACATCGACCATAGAATTCTGTTCTGGAATAAGGGCGCAGAGCGGATCTACGGGTGGACGGCGGAAGAAGCAGTCGGGAAATCGCTTGGACAACTGCTTTACAGCGATGAATCCAATCCCCTCGCTTACGTCGCCGTTGTCGTGGCGACTGGGGAATGGAGCGGCGAGATCGTGCAACGGCGCAGGGACGAAAGCCGCATTACCGTAGAGGCTCGCTGCTCGTTGATGGGTGACAGTGCTGCTGGTCCGCAATCCATCCTCTCGATCAACTCGGACATAACGAGGCGCCTGGCGATTGAGGAGCAATTGAGGCAGGCTCAAAAGCTTGAGGCCGTGGGGCAGCTGACGGGCGGCGTAGCGCATGACTTCAATAATCTTCTAACGGTCATCTTGGGCAACGCGGAGGTTCTCGCCGAACGGCTGAGCGAGGACAAGAGCCTTCGCCGCCTTGCGGAAATGACCTCAGCTGCCGCTCAACGAGGTGCTGACCTCGTACATCGGCTGCTCGCCTTCGCGCGCCGGCAGGCTCTCGAGCCGCAAGTGGTCGATCTCAATTCGCTACTGAAGGATATGGACGGTCTGCTGCGGCGAGCACTTTCCGAAGACATAGAAATCGAATTCATCCAGTCAGCCGGCCTCTGGAATGCGTTTGTTGATGCGTCCGAGCTTGAGGCTGCGATCCTGAACCTTTGCCTTAATGCGCGCGACGCGATGCCGCGCGGCGGACGTTTGACGATTGAAACCGGAAATCTTTCTCTCGATCAACACTATGCGGATTGGAACTCGGACATTGCTCCCGGTCAATACGTGGTAGTAGCCATCTCTGACACAGGGACTGGGATGGAACCCCACATCCTCGCGCGCGTCTTCGAGCCATTCTTTACAACCAAGGAGACTGGGAAGGGGAGCGGCCTCGGCCTCAGCATGGTCTTTGGTTTCACCAAACAGTCGAACGGGCATGTCAAGATCTACTCGGAGCCCGGCCAAGGAACGACAGTCAAGGTTTACCTTCCGAGAGCCGTTCGGGGCGAGAAAGAGACGAGATCGAGTCCGGAGAAGGCCGCACTGCCCCAAGGCACGGAGAAGATTCTTCTAGTAGAGGACAATGAGCTGGTCCTGAACTATGTAGCGGCGCAGCTCGAAAATCTTGGTTACCAGGTCATTTCCGCTAGAAACGGTCAAGAGGCTCTGGACATTCTGCGAGACATCGCTGACATCGACCTTCTGTTCACCGACGTAATCATGCCAGGTGGTCTGAATGGAGGTCAGCTGGCGGAGGAAGCTCGCAGGATTCGACCAAAAATACCTGTATTGTTTACTTCCGGATACACAGACAACGCCATAATTCATCAAGGTGGGCTCGATCCTGGGCTCCACTTTTTAAGCAAGCCTTACCGACCAAGGGAA
- a CDS encoding MIP family channel protein: protein MNKYICEFVGTFALVFFGCGTMLFMRSEVGLVGIALAFGLSVVAMAYTVGPISGAHLNPAVSLGFLVSRRLGPGDFVVYVAAQCVGAIAAAGVLYLIATDKVGGFDIAVNGFAQNGWAAYGVSSAFLFEFVATFLFVTVVLSSTAEGGAGALAGLAIGLTLVAIHLAGITVSGSSVNPARSLGPALFAGEAAVDQLWLYILAPMLGGAAAGLLQLSGALAPGLSRRPRKLNCTAHHVAVPTK from the coding sequence ATGAACAAGTATATTTGCGAATTCGTCGGAACCTTCGCACTCGTTTTCTTCGGCTGCGGCACGATGCTCTTCATGCGTTCGGAGGTGGGGCTGGTGGGCATCGCTCTCGCTTTCGGCTTGTCGGTTGTGGCGATGGCCTATACGGTCGGCCCAATCTCCGGCGCGCATCTCAACCCAGCCGTCAGCCTCGGTTTCCTCGTGTCACGGCGACTTGGACCGGGTGACTTCGTCGTCTACGTCGCTGCCCAGTGCGTCGGAGCGATCGCGGCGGCAGGCGTGCTTTACCTCATAGCAACGGATAAAGTCGGTGGCTTCGATATCGCCGTAAACGGTTTCGCTCAGAACGGCTGGGCAGCCTACGGGGTGTCCTCTGCGTTCCTGTTCGAGTTCGTTGCCACGTTCCTGTTCGTGACCGTAGTGCTCAGCAGCACGGCAGAGGGCGGCGCTGGCGCGCTTGCCGGGTTGGCGATCGGCCTTACCCTGGTCGCGATCCATCTTGCCGGCATCACGGTTTCCGGTTCTTCCGTGAACCCGGCCCGCTCTCTCGGTCCGGCGCTCTTCGCAGGAGAAGCCGCAGTCGATCAACTCTGGCTCTATATCCTCGCTCCCATGCTTGGCGGCGCTGCGGCGGGTCTCCTTCAGTTGAGTGGAGCCCTCGCCCCTGGACTGTCACGCCGCCCACGCAAGCTCAATTGCACTGCCCACCATGTCGCTGTCCCAACCAAGTAA